The DNA segment CATCAAGTGTTCTATCAATTAGTAATTATATCCAGGGGTGATATTTTTGTGAGATTTTTGACCTGTTTTTCTAGACAGTCCTGCTTTGTGGATTTTAACAGTCATAGAGTCGTCTAGATAGCCTTTCTTTGAATCTTACTCCCCTCTACATGTTCCCAGGGACGGGGAAAGCTTGTGGCTTGCTTTCGTGATTCACATACTTATTTTTCTAGCCTTTGGCTGCCATCTGGATGGCTGCCTGCCTGCGTTTTTGGCTACCAACTACAAATCAGATGCTTGCCCTAGTTTCTTGAttcatttctggttttgctaaaaacatacaaaaaaccCTCTGGCTTCTGCAGGGAAGTGCTGAAAgtgttcttttgaaaataaaggtaaaaaataagaaaaaatttaTGTTTGAGCAGGCTAGGAAGATGGAATGGGCACActgtacagaaaatgtttaattacaCAACAAAAATGCTTAATTCTATGGCAaattggaggagaaaaagaaaaaaacgtgAATTACATGGCAAAGAAATCTCAGGTTTCTAAGGCCTGGAGTGAAAATGGCACAGTATTTACACCTCTCAGAGCAGCTCAGTGTTAAGTTAGTTGTTCAGGTCAGGTGCCACTTTGCATTTACAGATCCACAGTCTTCATCTCCCAGTgaagaagtctttaaaaaaaaaataaaaatgaaggctgCAATCCTTATGCATAGTTCCAAGAGAAAAGCTGCACTCTGCAGAAAAATCACAGCTCAAGAATTCATAGGACCATTTACAGTAAAGGGCAGCAACTGTGTGTGATAGCACTTTAAAAGCTCTGCACAGGTAGCAGTAGCTTTTCCTAGAATCAGTAGTAATTCCTGATACTTTTCATGGTAATCTGCAAGCTTAAAGGCAAGTTCAATAAATCCATTCAGCTTTTTAACTTTAATTGTGGTAGCCCTCAGAGATGCTCACTTAATCCAACCAGCAATTTTACAGTGCAGCTTTTCATTACAGCTGTTCTGCATACGCACAAGGAAGATACTACACGGCTCTCTTTTCCTAGTGTAGAAGTTGCATGGCTGCACTTGAGTCTTGAATGGTACAGAGTGAAATGACAACCAACTCTACCATggagtttcttttctttaagaaaacaagaaagactTACTTCTTGTGTGAGTCGTCTGGTGAAGAAAGGATTCAAATACTTAGCATCAAGCCACATAAACCCTTTGAGGTCCTGGCGTTTTATGTACTGGGCTTCATATTCCTCCTCTGTGAGCTCTGATAAATGTTCAGATTCTATGGTATTTCCCTAGAAATATCACAAATTGCAATAACTTGAGAAATATCACAGTTATTTCCTCCAGCTTGCCTTACCCCTCCCTACTCTGCTCTATGTCTTCTCAAAACCAATTCCCATGCtggaacaaaatggaaattatcACCTCAGCCTCCCAGGACTTATGGCTGTATGAATCTGTCCAGTTGTTGACTCCCAGAGTCACTTGGCTTCCGTTTTCATGCTGAAAGGTAAAAGGCTTCAAATATCCCATAATTTTGTACTAGTACTAGGGACAGATTTCTAGCATGTGAGCATTCCTCTTGTGAGCTGCATGATAAGTTTATATAGCAAGCAACACTTTAATGTCAATATCTTACTGAAAATAAGCCCTGTTTCAGAACATGCCATATCCCTGCACTCTTCTTATAGACATCTACTTCCACAGACAGAATAAACTAATTCTGAAGGCTGCAACCTTTCTTAAAGCCTTATGCCAAGAGAAGCTGTTCTTCAGACTCCACAGAATAATACCCTCCATGTATCCATTTGATGGTTTGggacaaaacaggaaaatgctCCCAGGATACTTTATATATTCCTGTCTTTATCAGATGAGTTTTCAGCCTGGCTGTTAGTTTTCTTCAGTACTTCTGTTTAGCAAGAAAcgactttaaaataaaacccagtcGCAGAGGTGCTGTTGTTAGCACATTCTCATGGCCTTTGCTTtgactttttcaaaataatttccatcTGCCTTTTATGATTAATTTATGACTCATAATGCACTAGCTACTTTCTGTCTGTATATGACTCAATCTATCCTGTCTCATCTGTCTTATGCTTTAAGGTTACTTTAATTTGTATGGATCAATTTATAATTAGATTGAGTTGAGATAAATTACTTTCAGCTCTTTGTCCAGTTATTTGTGTAAACAGTAACCAAGCACTGTCTTtgggatattttaaaatgatactgCTTGGCTTTTTCATGCCATACttccattttactttttagtaaatagtaaaatactagttttttctttgaaaattaataaaaaatcctctgaataaggcaacaacaacaaaccatcTTCTCTGTCTTGCTAAGgttaatgtcctttttgttcCTCTTGCGTGCTTTGGAGTCCTCAATATCAATCAGTCTGATGAGGGGCATGgttcctcctcccagcagcaaAATTGTGAACAGCACAATGATGATTGTTGTTGTCCCAATGAGCTGTCGCTTCTCGATTGGTTCCAAGCCCAAATGGAGGCTGAGGGCATAGGGAATTGCACCACGTAGACCTTCAGAGAGAAGAGTAAATCAATGAAGAGTGAATCAGCACCATTGTTAGTCCTTAGCACCCCGATAACTCAAGAATCCTCCACCTTTGAAAGATTTTTACAATCCTATACCACGCCCATTTGTCTATCATTTGGTTACCATCCTAAAATGAGTAAAAGGCCTTCAGGTATTGTTTTTCAGACTAAAGCAGCTAGATTTTTAGGAAAGCAGATTCTTTGCAGAAAAGTTTTAGTTGGAATCTATACTGCCCAGTCGCCTAGTACAAAGGGGGAAGAACATACCTATTGCACTTCGGTTTGAGAATGGTGCAAACATTGTTAGGTTTTCCACAGATGGAAAACCAGTTCCTCTCAGAGTAGCCCACAAAGTGAAAgagattaaacatttttttccagtcctccATACTTCTAGCTTTCACTTACCACTAAACCACATGATAAACATCATTTTGGGGGTGATTTTATGATCACGGAAAAAGTTGAGTAGGTaggaaagtggaaaaatattcaCTGCTCTACCAAATAGAACAAgtacctgaaaaacaaaaatcaaagcaaaagaCTGATGTGTTACAGTCACCCAGGCCCGAATTGCATTGCATTTGGCTTGTACCAGCTAAGGTGAATAAacccttatcacccacaagtcTTATAAACAGGCCATGTTGCTAAACCAGCATAAAAATATCTCTCAGCATCAGTCAATGTGGAATTTAAcgttttaaatgtttttctgcttaaCTGAAATTAAACCAGACTTGTCACTGATAGAGACCAGACACCACTTTACTtataataaatgaatgaaacCCAGGAGGCATTCCAGAGAGACCAAGAATTACTTTGGGTAAAAGTTTTCCTCAGTTCTGCTCCTTTAATCACTCCCTTAGCACAGCTGCTAAGAGGCTAAGATATTTCTATTGTCTCCCCATGGACCAGTTCCTCAGAGAAAAAGGCCAGGAGCCGAACAAATGGCATGTAATTCAGTTCCTCAACACTTGCCTGGGTGTGCTTATAAAATACACCAAACATCCAAGCAACattgtgagggaaaaaaaaaaaaagtaccattGCTTTAGTGACAGACAATCAATGAATACAATGAAGACTCTAGCTcagaaaagccatttttcaCAAGAGCATTGCTTTGTAAGCTCCACCACAAACAGACCTTACAAAGGTAAATATCCTAGAATTAGTCAGTAGGATCCTTGAAGGGCTGTGCTGTTTACTTTTATGAATCACTCTAAAATTATTCAATGTGCATTATGGCTGTGAGGGCAATGCTACAGAGAAGGAAGTTTCACACCTTAGATATATGTTAGATAAGTTAGGTATGTACGTGCAATGCAGCAAGAGCAGTTCCCCATGCTGATACCATAATCCGTAACCTGTAGAGAACAATTCTCCCTTTTAGCCATGGACTAAAATGTACTAATATACATTGAAGCACGTGATGGGAAATGGATtcctattttcctcttttcactCTGTCAAGAGAATGTACTTTTCATGTTTCAATTAGTTATAACAGCAAAAGATGTAGGGAAATCCCACGTGAAACATAATCCAAAGTActaatacaaaaaacaaacaaacaaacaaacaaaccctacactgaaatacagaaagaaagaaaaagaattaagaatgAAGTGAGAGTGAATAGACGTTAGAGAGGTTTTGAGTAAGGGCTACCTCTGAAGATGGCAAGCTCAGAGTCAAGATGTGATGTGTGGACTAAATTGGTTTAATATAAACAAGCTGCAAATACCTATGACAGAAAGGCACAAAAGCTGTAGTCCTGGAGTGACAAAATGTAGCCAAGTTTATATTAGTTTGCATGGTTGTTTCTGCAAACTGCCCACTCACACAAATTTTTTGTATGAAGCTAAAGGTACGTAACTCAAGATTGTTTTCCAGGGAAATGAATTCTGGCATAAACTGGCATTTATAATAATCTCAAAATcttttgagatttattttaataaatctaGCAGGCTTCAAAACAAGTAGGgtccttttccttcttattaAAAATCCGATACACTGGGGTTCCAAAATAACAGTAAACTGGAACTGTGTACATACACCACAGTGCTGGCAACAAAACTAATAATTTCATGCTATTAGTGAGAATTAACTTTGtgcaatatataaaaatataaagatatttttataaaaacctATAAAACCCAACAAATAGTCTAAAATATTGTAagagtttgtttttccccacaaataCCATTAAAAAGTACCTAAACAAGTTTGAAAAAAGTACATACTTACTATGCACCAGATGACAAAGGATGTTTCAAACTTGTGAGGAAAACTAAAAATTGACAGGccaagaaatgcaaaaacacacgtttctgaaaaagaaaaatcacgTTTGAAATAAAGAATTCTATAAAACCTTCTCTATTCCTATTACAAGTTATTACATATGGTACGtagaatttatatttatttcctggcCTTTGAATGCTCAAAATAAGCATGAATGCCATTATGCAAAAAAGACAGATACTCACTGTTGGCAGACTGCACTTTAGTCTGTGTGTAGCAGGCTTTTTTCAGCCGTAAATTCATAATTATTATGAGCTAGCAAAACcctgttataaaaaaaatttcTTTGTTCTAAAGACTGAGGAGGTTTTTTTACTTAAAGAATATAGGAAAAGCTGTAGAACACAAGCTTAAAGGAGTAACCACTATCAACTTCTGGAGCTTTAAATCGGATTCTCTATAAAACTGGGATGTCAGGCACAGTCTCATATAATAGTGCTCAACATGCAATATAAAGTGTCCAATTTATAAATACTTTCAGTTCTTATAAACTGCAGGAGTTCACAACTTTCACCGTAATACTGCATTATATGATCTACCAACCATTGTATATTCTAGTAACCTCTAGAAGTGATGTTTGGAAATCTGAAATAATACCACCAATGCACAATGACTATTTCCATccaaacatttcatttccaaagtACCAACCTCTTAGCATTACAGAATCTCACAGTAAGGCTGTTTTCTAAGTCTACTGTTCTGGTAGATGTCCTAGCAAGGTAGCTTTCTTATCATAGAGGCTGTTACAAACAGGAAAGTTTTAAACAGACAGTAGCAATAACTGAGTTACTGCAGCATGATGCATTACTGCTCATACTTTGGGTACTGGCTACTTCCATTTGCATAGCCAAAACTTTCTATAAATGTGTAGGAAGTTACACAGTAGCTTAAATTAACTCCTTTGGTGACTTGAATGAATGCACGGTTTTTAGCATTTGTAACAGGTTAAGACAAAACCTGATGAGCTACTGGTGCTCATGTGGTTGATTTTGCAGCAATGTCACTCCCTGACCATGTTCCAAATGCATCTTTCTGCAAACAGTATGGAACATGTTCATGTGATCCCCTAAAAAACAGGGGGATATATTTGTAATACTGAATCAAGTCATTTCTTCAGAAGTTTTCCATTGATAAACCAACAGAAAGGCTACAGGACACTGCGCTGCCTGTATGACCGCTTCCAAAACCAACTTCTCAATCTGGGAAGCTATCGTTTTTGCAAGCAGCTTTTTATATCcaaaataatttacagaaaaatactgctAAGAATCCATCTACTATGACTAAAAGTAGACCAGACGAGTCAGAGATCTCTACTTGGTTATCAATCTTGTTGCAAATCTTAGCAGGAGCCTGCAGGATGGGAGGAGAAGATTTACTGTATGTTTTATCCAGGATGGCAGGAAAGGTGACTTTTGACTGCCTCCCAGCCTGCACTATTAGGAAGTCTTCTCTTAAAGGTATGTACCACTGACATATGAATAGCTAGAGGAAAATTCACATCTCTCCTACTCCCATTGGAATCACCATTTcatgcaaattaatttttaaactgtattaGTCATATATCAAAGGTAGCACCTACCACACATGAAAGCAACAGTTCTCAGTGTCTGCTGCATTAGTATCTGTGTAACCGGGGAGAGGTTATGGTGTGTATAGTGGGACATGACGATGCCAGAGAAGAGGATTGCCATGATACCTATAAAGGAAATGCAGCAGTCAACAGAAGAATAGTTTGCATGCTGTTTGTATTTACACCCCATATTAATGCAAAAGCTTACGAAGCAATGACTGGGGTTTCCATTGCCACCGCTATTCATGCTGTTTTCATTACACTGGTCATATTAAATGCTAGGAGGTCCAATATAGGTCAGATGCAAGCTAGAATAAATCCCTGTTCTGGCATGTTTTCCCATATAAGGGAAATAATAAACTGATTCTTGActgcttttcctgcctttcatTCTCCTTAACCCATAGACAGATGAGATcaagaagtaataaaaacaatttgagAGTAGTGGGGCAAGAGAACTGATTTAGCTCTCCCAGAAAAGTGTGTCCTTCTTTCCTACATGCTCATCAGCCAATCAATCACTCCACCAGAAGCAGAATGAGAACAACAGGGCATGCATGGGTGTGAATCCACTCCCGTAAGGtgtaccttaaaaaaaaaaaattaaaaattaagttgtGCCTACCCACAACTTGCTATCAATCTGAGAATGAGAAAAGCTACTGAGACTTCAGAATTCAGGgcaaaaataacttctgtgaTAGAGCCCGATATGTAGGGCCTGTAAGGAATGCTACTGTGCAGAATGTGCCTTGTCTCCAGCATACAGGTCACTACACCAGCTACTACAGGTGGTTTCGGAAATTAACGATAGCCACTTAATTTACCATAGTAGAGTTCAATTGCCCTAATGACATGCACAGCTTGGATGGAGGTACAGCAGCTGATATCATAGGCCAGAACAGATGTCTCAGATTTCACTGTATTCTTGCATCTTTGGGATTTTGCCATCTACCTTGCTTAACAGCTCTTGGTTATTTATGGGAAAGAAGAATCTGAATCTCAACCTATTTCTCTAACTGCTCAAGACATATCACAGAAGCTGTCAGTTGTTCGCTGTTCATAGGGAGTTAGATATCTTAAAGGAAGTTTTAGAatttccacagctgctgcaaAGACTTACACCAGAGAAAGATGTCATTTGAGATGATGGCTAGGACTGGAAAAATTTAGTAGCACACTTCAAGAACAACTGCTGTACTCCTTGTGACAAAACTGACCAAAATTGACACGACCCAGAAGAAATCAACTGCAATGTGGTGGCTTTCTATGATGgagttacagcattggtggatataggaagagcaactgacatcatctacctcACATTCTTAACATATACACCAAGAactttatgaaattaaaaataaaacaataccaaagaaaagaaacaagcagatTCCCTAGCTGTATGAATTAAACTAACTGTTGCATCCCTTTCCTTTGAGAAATGAGACAGGAAACTGATTGCCTTCAAAAAACAGTTAAATCAGCAGAGGTCAGGGATGTTGGGTATCCAGGTATCCAGCAGAACTGGACCCCAGTCTTTGTACTTGATTCTGCAGAATGAAAAAGTTCATCTCCAAGCCTCTTCTCCTGGCCCTCAGCAGAACTGCTACCTGGTGTCCAGAGatacataaaatattcattgGTCTCAGCTAACTTCACTGAAGGACGTGCAAAAAAAACAGCTACTGGGTAGGAGGACAGCCATTATCTGAGTTAGCTAACACAGCTAAGCTCTCCTCACAGTATGCAGCTCAAATCCAACCTCTGTGTTAGGCAGAGGTAACTGAGAGAACACTATTTGCACTGGCTAGCTAATGCTTATGAAAACCGTTATTATCTTTTCTATACATTTACAACATTTAGTAGAGAATAAGTGTTCCCGTAAAGTAAGGCAAGGTCAAAAGTAAGAGCACAGGTTAAATGAGAaaacatgtaaaagaaaaacaggggccttcttacacacacaaaaaaaccctactCAAATTTATCAGAGAAACTTGCACATACTCATTTTGCTACTCACCTGAGAGTGAGATACCCTCTGCAAGTCCATAAGGAAGGTAAGCAAAGATAATCATCATCCCAAACTCTAGGGAGGGTGTCTTCCTTAAATCAATGTGCTTTAACACGTACACACAAAAAGGTTATGGAAAAGGTAAGgtaaaaaaatccaaagaaaaatttaaattgtTACCATTCCATTACAAAACAATGATGCTGCTTAATCTTACTCACTACATGCTTACTGGATAGCTAATAAAGTCTACAAATTGTCCCATGACTCAGGTGTAGAAAGATTAATAATTTCTTACAAGGAGTGTTTTTTAAAGAACCTACCACTGGTAGAACCCGGTCAGAA comes from the Aythya fuligula isolate bAytFul2 chromosome 16, bAytFul2.pri, whole genome shotgun sequence genome and includes:
- the SLC9A8 gene encoding sodium/hydrogen exchanger 8 isoform X2, whose protein sequence is MGAFIKIIEAQKLANWKEEEMFRPNMFFLLLLPPIIFESGYSLHKGNFFQNIGSITLFSVFGTAISAFIVGGGIYFLGQADVIYKLNMTDSFAFGSLISAVDPVATIAIFNALNVDPVLNMLVFGESILNDAVSIVLTNTAEGLTRENMSDVSGWQTFLQALGYFLKMFFGSAALGTLTGLISALVLKHIDLRKTPSLEFGMMIIFAYLPYGLAEGISLSGIMAILFSGIVMSHYTHHNLSPVTQILMQQTLRTVAFMCETCVFAFLGLSIFSFPHKFETSFVIWCIVLVLFGRAVNIFPLSYLLNFFRDHKITPKMMFIMWFSGLRGAIPYALSLHLGLEPIEKRQLIGTTTIIIVLFTILLLGGGTMPLIRLIDIEDSKARKRNKKDINLSKTEKMGNTIESEHLSELTEEEYEAQYIKRQDLKGFMWLDAKYLNPFFTRRLTQEDLHHGRIQMKTLTNKWYEEVRQGPSGSEDDEQELL